The stretch of DNA ctctactagcttccgcccgcggcttcatccgcgtagagttcggttatatcgcgtttccaagagacttcttcaaaagtccgggataaaaactatcctatgttctttctcaaggtcaactccatctctgtaccaaattttattaaaatctgttcagtggtttagacgtgaaagcataacagaccgacagatagacagagttactttcacactTTATAGTATTAGGAGCGATAATTTTCTTTGTTAGTATTTAATTCAAACCCAAGCCTATAAAAAGAACCGATTAGTTTTTTGACATTTCTAAGTCTGATAAAATAAACGTCGAAAGTCCGTAATGTAAAGGAATCTTTACTTGTTTAAAGTAACCAAGCAACtgttaaaaataagtttatgtcGACTGGCGATGAATTTTATACCGAAATGATGTGCGTTCACCATAACATAGgcaatcatcatctgtctagccttttctcaactacaatcaaagatgttcaaatgacagctaaaATCTACCCACAAATTATTTTGCCTGCCGAAACACGGTCATCATGACATAATGGTTACCCATTCACGGACCGACCTCTCCAAGcgctcatcatcctccgagcctttttcccaaccatgttggggtcggcttccagtccaaccggattcagctgagtaccagtgcttaacaaggagcgactgcctatctgacctcaacccagctacccgggcaacccgataccccttggttacacTCTTATGGTGTCAGTCTTattggcttttgactacccgtaacgactgccaaggatgtttaatgtcAGCCGAgaactacagtttaacgtgccatccgaaacatagtCAATGGTGTCTGATATActgagaaagtacatacaaacttagaaaagttgcatcggtACTTGCCTGTCCTCGTCAAAGgctgcttaaccttatgatcgatcaatCCCCACTTTGAATTATTCACGGACTCTCGCCTCACCATAATATGCCTTAAAAAATTCCAGGTCTCATCGATTTCAAGCCCGAAGAAGTTAACCTTAGCGAGAACCGTTTCACCAACATCACCATGATAGCTGACCTGACAATAGAAGTCCTCAACCTGTCGAGGTGTAGCATAGAGTTCATTGAAAACGCCAGCTTTAGAGACCTGCAAGAGATGAGGGTTCTAGACTTGAGCTACAATAAGTTGACCACTGAGAAACTGAGCCCCCATGCTTTTGAGGTAAGTCCCCAACCTCTCTAGTGTAACATAGAGTTCATTGAAAACGCCAGCTTTAGAGACCTGCAAGAAATTAGGGTTTTGGACTTGAGCTACAGTAAGTTGACGACGGAGAAACTGAGCCCCCATGCTTTTGAGGTAAGTCCCCAACCTCCATGTCTAGTGTTACATACAGTTTATTGAAGATGCCAGCTTTAGAGACCTGCAAGAGATGAGGGTTCTAGACTTGAGCTACAATAAGTTGACCACTGAGAAGCTGAGCCCCCATGCTTTTGAGGTAAGTTCCCAACCCCAAATATATGTAGATCATAGAAATCTCCCAGTCTCTTCTGACACAGAGAAGGTATGAGCGTTAATCCCCACGATTGCTCAAGAGGAATTAACGATATTGATTTCTGACGGACGACTTTTCTTCTCCCTTCgcattgtatagatttacagtttaactttcttgcattgtataattctgTGAGCTTACttaagagtgtctatggagtttcttgccggctcttctccatgagaccaacttcttggaaccgtgcaactaatgtgacgtttcataggtgcctgcaaaggcctatgtgaaataaaaagattttgattttgatttttgattttgattttgacacttacgcgaaaattagacatttaaataaaacttcttttacGGATGTTTTCGCGgttatattgatattatttaatcccaacgtttcggatcctttacttacagcatccatggtcacgggcagataataaataatatcaatataacTGCGATAACATCCgtaaaaatagatttataaatGGGAATTAACGAATTCAACCTTAAGGTTCAGTTTTCctgaagatgttttccttctcTACCTAGCCATAGATGTCTAAGTCATACCAAAACACTACAGTTTAACCaagagttttatatttacaggGTCGTTTCGCTCCTGAAGAGTATGAGCCTCTAGCTTCCATGAGAGTCCTCAATTTGGCGTACAACGACCTTCACTCGCTCCATCAGGACTTGTTCGAACATCTACCAGAATTGGAAGAGTTGGATTTGAGTGGAAACCCCTTGACAACTATTGATCATGTCACTTTAATTGCCATTTCTAGTTTGCCAATGTTGAAGGTTAGTGACATCTAGTGTTGAGTAGCGgtaaacttaaatatatttgAGAAAGACCAATGGTAGCAAATAGAaagataggtacatatttattattaaaataattacagcgTCTTAATAAAGGTACTCTtttagaattaaatatttaaaaagactAGATAGGTAGTGCTCGTTTCAATTAACTTGCTCATTAAGGTGATTTGTATGTTAAATctaaaatgttttcaataaaaaaagaaataattactTCATTAAATGTATATAATTCAATATGTTTAGTAgaagaataataattacttcATTAAATGTACAAACATGAACGTCAAGTAAAGCATGAAATATAACACCACTAAATCAACGAAACACAGAAAACACGCTACTCACCAACAGATGGCGCTTTCACCAACTTTAAATTTAACCTTTCCAGTCGTTAAGAATGCGTTCCTGCCAACTCGCAGAGATACCGAGCAAGTTCCTTCACACTCCTCGTTACTTGGAGCGCCTGGACATCAGCGACAACCGTCTGTCTGCCGTCCCTCAAGAGCTGGATGAAGCCAAGAACTTGGTCTACTTGAATTTGAATCAGAACCCTATTATTGAACTGGATATGACGTCGGAAGATTATCCGTAAGTTTTTATGGGAAATATGAATTTGAAAGAAAACTACCAACATACCCTAATTACTTAACAAGACATGATaaatttaatagtttaataaaCCCTCTCAGAAGTTTTTGAGCTTATGACTGATAGACAGACGTGGTGGaagattgtattttttgtagtttataaACTTGCATGCTGAGTATCAGCTTCCATTCTTACCAGTTAGGCAGTTACTGTTGAGTACCAGTAAGTATTTTACATAGAGtgaccgcctatctgacctgctcaCGCCTAGGCGACCCCATAGCAAGACTGGTCAAACTTTCTGGGTTCTGTGTGgtccgtaacaactgccaaagaaaTTCAAGAGCCGAAACACGGGAGAACTCATCATGTTAGATGTCCATTTACAAACCGACCCAAAACTTTAAACTAATAGAGAGCGTCAAAAAATCTACCCCTTCACTGCCAATTAGAAGAACACCTATAgcttatacattatttttatttaaatcctaTCTCAATTCCAGTGGCTTCCCCCGTCTCCGGAAACTCCAAGAGTTACACATGTGTAATATGCCCAAACTCCGTCGTATCGGCATGGGAGCCCTCGCAGGATTGGAGTCAGTTCAGAAGCTACACATCAGCTTCAACCCTTCTCTTAGTGAGATCGATCCCAAGGCTTTAGCTAGACCTGATGATATTGGCGAAACTTATGACTGGCCTGCGGTTAAAGAAGTGAGTTCAGGTTTTATAGTCTTCGGTTAGTTGCTTAGTAAAAACTTTtggtcaacaaataaaaaacaccaaccgtcttaccacaaaaacttttaaacgtcagacttgtttaaaaaaatgacaaattatgacgttgaaataggGTCCATTTAGcaaccacaatttttttagacaagttttaGACACTTGTttcagtttttgtagtaaggccagaaTGGTTTAAGATGTTTccaattttgaaacaaaaagtagtaaaaaaaaatagccagtaaaaagtagcttatatgtACATTCTCAGGCTCCAGCTAGACCACTATATCTGTGTTccacatttcatttaaatcggttcaatagttttggcgtgaaaacgACACAGACATGCCTACCACCACCACCTACTAGTTGCACATCTatcttcttataaataaaagaaagtcgtgttagttactccacttataactcagaacggctgaaccgattcagctgaaaattggcagggaggtagttaaGAGCCAGAAGAAGGACATaggagtttttgtcaccattcgggtatgggaagcagttatctcaggacgcgggtgaaaccgcgggcggaagctagtttataataagtaAGAATTTCAACAAGTTACTAAGAtcgaatagaaaaaaaacattggtCAATTTACCCCAAAAACCCAAACCTAAAAAAAGAAAGTAGTAAGGTAGGTACGTAATACATTATCATGAAAACCACATATTTCTAATTCCAGTTGTACCTAAAATCCAACAACCTATCTGACGTGGATTCCCGCCTGATCTCTCGCTGGGACTTGCTAGAGAAGGTGGATGTGTCTGACAATCCTTACCTCTGCGACTGTTCTACACAATGGATGGTTGATATCCTCACTCCGGTTGTGGAAACTAAAGGAGGAAATGCTTCTACTATGGTGTAAGTATTATAGATTTCAAAGTCAATgcatttcatcatcctcctgcccttatcctaattttatttggggtcggcgcagcatgttttctccctccatactcttctatctgccgtcatctcgcaagtaatattctttcttaccatatctactttcacggAATCcgtccatcgtttctttggtcttcctcttccactataccCGTTTTATAGTATAAACTGTTATTGATTGTTGCTTGTACCCTAAAGACTTCGAAAATACAtaaacgatttaaaaaaaaaatcactggcGGAAAGCTACAACAACCAGTCCCAACAGTCAGTCTTCCTGTCAGTTTttaagggagaatttccgttgtttgtaatgaacgactattatggtgttctaattctcgcacatctTTATTCATTTACTCCGTTCGAAATCATTTTTTTACGTACCTTATTTTTgcctttgtgctaatcgacatatattaacgtatttaatttaatgtgatagcaaatagtacctacctatttgctATATAATATGACGAGATGACTGTAGATGACTgtgaaaacatgctgcgccgaccccaaatcaAATTaagataagggcaggaggatgatgatcctcctattatgatattattatatatttatttatgatatttttatttcagatgcCAAGAACCTATAGAGATGCGAGGCTACACGATGAAACACCTTCATGAGATTCACCGAACGATGCGCTGTGTCGACAAGTATGGTCACCGACCCGAGAAAGATGGTGCTATATTGCTTGGAACTCTCATTGGTAAGTATACTTTTATTACCATCAATCCTTACCGATATTGTAAGT from Helicoverpa zea isolate HzStark_Cry1AcR chromosome 28, ilHelZeax1.1, whole genome shotgun sequence encodes:
- the LOC124643780 gene encoding leucine-rich repeat neuronal protein 3-like — encoded protein: MGGRVVTSVIFALLAIGVHCQDETTVKPESNAVANNNICKLCKCADNKVDCVDQGIATFFTTVEWEGLIDFKPEEVNLSENRFTNITMIADLTIEVLNLSRCSIEFIENASFRDLQEMRVLDLSYNKLTTEKLSPHAFEGRFAPEEYEPLASMRVLNLAYNDLHSLHQDLFEHLPELEELDLSGNPLTTIDHVTLIAISSLPMLKSLRMRSCQLAEIPSKFLHTPRYLERLDISDNRLSAVPQELDEAKNLVYLNLNQNPIIELDMTSEDYPGFPRLRKLQELHMCNMPKLRRIGMGALAGLESVQKLHISFNPSLSEIDPKALARPDDIGETYDWPAVKELYLKSNNLSDVDSRLISRWDLLEKVDVSDNPYLCDCSTQWMVDILTPVVETKGGNASTMVCQEPIEMRGYTMKHLHEIHRTMRCVDKYGHRPEKDGAILLGTLIGVLLAVPIMLSLMLLWRHGYFAWLGLRPPVDVSRAFYKRAPADDSY